Below is a window of Streptomyces sp. WMMB303 DNA.
TGGCGGACAGGCAGACGCCGAGGACGGTGCGGGTATCGCGCGGGTCGATGACGCCGTCGTCGTAGAGGCGGCCCGAGAGGAACATCGGCAGCGACTCGCTCTCGATCTGCTGCTCGACCATGGCCCGCAGTCCGGCGTCCGCCTCCTCGTCGAACTCCTTGCCCTTGGCCGCGGCCGACTCGCGCATCACGATCGAGAGCACGCCCGCGAGCTGCTGCGGGCCCATGACCGCGGACTTGGCGCTGGGCCAGGCGAACAGGAAGCGCGGGTCGTAGGCGCGGCCGCACATGCCGTAGTGGCCGGCGCCGTAGCTGGCGCCCAGCAGCACCGACAGGTGCGGCACCTTCGAGTTGGAGACGGCGTTGATCATCATCGAGCCGTGTTTGACGATGCCGCCCTGCTCGTACTCCGTGCCGACCATGTAGCCGGTGGTGTTGTGCAGGAACAGCAGCGGGATGTCGCGCTGGTTGGCCAACTGGATGAACTGGGTGGCCTTCTGCGACTCCTCGCTGAAGAGCACGCCCTGCGCGTTGGCGAGGATGCCGACCGGGTAGCCGTGCAGCCGGGCCCAGCCGGTCACCAGGCTCGGCCCGTACAGCGGTTTGACCTCGTCGAACTCCGAGCCGTCCACGATCCGGGCGATCACCTCGCGCGGATCGAACGGCACCTTCAGCTCACCGGGCACCACCCCCAGCAGCTCCTCGGGGTCGTACAGCGGCTCCCGCACGCCGGCCGGGTCCGGGTCGGGGTGCGCCTTGCGCCAGTTGAGCCGGGCGACGACGCGGCGGGCGCGGCGCAGCGCGTCGGGTTCGTCGAGCGCGTAGTGGTCGGCCAGCCCGGAGGTGCGGGCGTGCATGTCGGCGCCGCCCAGCTCCTCGTCGTCGGCCTCCTCGCCGGTGGCCATCTTCACCAGCGGCGGCCCGCCGAGGAACACCTTGGCGCGGTCCTTGACCATGATGACGTGGTCCGACATGCCCGGGATGTAGGCGCCGCCCGCCGTCGAGTTGCCGAACACCACGGCGATGGTGGGGATGCCGGCCTCCGAGAGCCGGGTGAGGTCCCGGAAGAGCGCGCCCCCGGGGATGAAGATCTCCTTCTGGCTGGGCAGGTCGGCGCCGCCGCTCTCCACCAGGCTGATGCAGGGCAGCCGGTTGGCGTAGGCGATCTCGTTGGCCCGCAGCGCCTTCTTCATCGTCCACGGGTTGCTGGCACCGCCCCGGACGGTGGGGTCGTTCGCGGTGATCAGGCACTCGACGCCCTCGACGACGCCGATCCCGGCCACCAGCGAGGCGCCGGTGGTGTAGTCGCTGCCCCACGCGGCGAGCGGCGACAGCTCCAGGAACGGGGTGTCCGGGTCGAGGAGCAGCTCGATCCGCTCGCGGGCCGGGAGTTTGCCGCGTTCGCGGTGCCGCGTCAGATACTTCTCGCCGCCGCCCGCGAGCGCCGCGGCCTGCTCGGTGTCGAGTTCGGCCAGTTTGCCGAGCATCGCGGCGCGGTTGTCGGCGTACTCCGGTGACGCGGTGTCCAGGGCGCTGCGGAGGGCGGCCGGGCCGGGCGGTCCCGCGGGGCCGGTGCCGGAAGCGGGGCCGGTGCCGGACGCGGGGCCGGACGCGGTGACCGGGTCGGTGCTCGTCGCTGGGCTCATGGGAGGAATACCTCCGGGATGTCGAGGTGGCGGGCCCGCAGCCATTCGCCGAGCGCCTTGGCCTGCGGGTCGAACCGGTGCTGGGAGGCCACTCCGTCGCCGAGGATGCCGTCGATCACGAAGTTGAGCGCCGCGAGGTTGCGGAACTCATGCCGGGTGACAGGCAGGTCCCGCACCTCGGGCAGGAGCACGCGCAGCCGGTCGGTGGTCAGGGTCTCGCGCAGCCACATGTAGAGGTCCGGGTCGGCGTCGTACGCCCACACGCCGATGTTGGCACTCCCGCCCTTGTCGCCGCTGCGGGCCCCGGCGACCAGGCCGAGCGGGGCCCGGCGGGTGGTCGGGGCGCCGGTCGGGGGCGCTTCCGACGGCGATCCGGGCTGCGACGCGTCGTCCGGCGACCCGGTCGGCGGCCGCCGGGGAACGGCGGCGGGGAAGGAGACGTCCAGCCGCGTGCCGTCCGGCAGCACGGCCACGTGCGGTACCGACCCCGCGTCCGCGTACGCCGCCTCGAACACGCCGTACGGCGCTCCGCGCGCGGGCGGGGCCGTCACATGGAAGCCGGGGTAGCTCGCCAGCGCCAGCTCGACGGCCGGACCGGAGACGGCACGGCCGACCGCGCTCTCCTCCGGGTCCCGCACCACCAGCCGCAGCAGCGCGCTGGCCTCCTCCTCGGCCGCGGCGTCGGCCCGGTCGGTGCGGGCGAGGCTCCAGTCCACCTGGGCCGGGCGCCGTGTCCCGGGGCGGGAGAGGGCGGTCTCCATCTGTTCGCGCACCAGGTCCGCCTTGGCGGGCACGTCGAGCCCGGTCAGTACGAAGGTGACCTCGTTGCGGTAGCCGCCGAGCCGGGTGAGGCCGACCTTGAGGCGGTCCGGGCGGGGTTCGCCGCGGATTCCCTCGATCCGTACCCGGTCGGTGCCCGCCTGGCCGAGCCGCACGGAGTCCAGGCGGGCGGTCACGTCGGGGCCCGGGTAGCGCGGCCCCGCGGTCTCGTAGAGCAGTTGCGCGGTGACGGTGCCGACGGTGACCGCGCCGCCGGTCCCGGGATGCTTGGTGATCACCGCGGAGCCGTCCTCGGCGAGTTCCGCGAGCGGGAAACCGGGGTGGCGCGCGTCGATTCCGTCCCGGGCGAAGAAGGCGTAGTTGCCGCCGGTCGCCTGCGTCCCGCACTCCAGTACATGCCCGGCGACGACGGCTCCGGCGAGCCGGTCCCAGTCGTCGTCGGCCCAGCCGAAGTGCGCCGCGGCGCAGCCGCTGACCAGCGAGGCGTCAGCCACCCGCCCGGTGACGACGACGTCGGCACCGGCCCGCAGGCAGGCGCTGATCCCGGCACCGCCCAGGTAGGCGTTGGCCGTCAGCACGCCCTCGCCCCAGTCGCGGTCGGCGAGCAGGTCGTCGCCCTCCACGTGGGCGACCCGCGCGGGCACGCCGACGCGTTCGCTCAACTCCCGTACCGCGTCGGCGAGGCCCGCCGGGTTGAGGCCGCCCGCGTTGGTGACGAGGGTGACGCCGCGGTCCCTGGCCAGGCCCAGTCCGGTCTCCAGCTGCCGCAGGAACGTCCTGGCGTAGCCGCGCGCGGGATCCTTGAGCCGGTCCCGGCCGAGGATGAGCATGGTGAGTTCGGCGAGATAGTCGCCGGTGAGGATGTCCAGGGGGCCGCCGGTCAGCATCTCGGTGAGCGCGTCGGCGCGGTCGCCGTAGAAGCCGGAGGCGTTCCCGATCCGCAGCGGCTCGCGCGAGGCGGGCTCCGGTGCTGTCATGCCTCTCCCTCCCGTACCTCCCGTACCGCGAAGCCGCCTGGCGCCCGCCCGGCCCCGGGTGGTCCCGCGAACGCCTGCGCGATGCCCAGCCAGCGTTCGGCCTCGGCGCCCTCGGCCCGCAGACCGGTGTCGTCGCGGTGCACCCGCTGGGTGGCCAGCAGGCAGAAGTCCAGGGCGCTGCCGGTCACCCGCTGCGCCGCGTCCTCCGGGCCGTGGGCCCACACCTCGCCGCCGGGTCCGGTCACCTCGACCCGGAACGGCTCGGCGGGCGGCCGGAGTCCGTGCGCGGCATAACCGAAGTCGCGGGCGCGCACCCCGATGCGGACGATGTGCCGCAACCGGGCGGTCGGCTCGCGGGCGGCACCGAGCGCGTCGGCGACGTCGGTGCCGTGCGCCCAGGTCTCCATGAGCCGCGCGGTCGCCATGCTCGCCGCGCTCATCGACGTCCCGAACCAGGGCAGCCGCGTCCCGGGCGGCTGCGTGGCCGGCACCGCGGCCAGCGCTTCGGCCAGCGCGGTACGTCCGGTCCGCCAGCGGGCGAGGAGTTCGCCGGGCGGCACCCTGGCGCCCTCGGCCGCGGAGTCGTCGATGAAGGTGGCCGCCGCGTCGGGGCGTGCCGCCATCTCCTCGACCCGGCGCCGGAAGGCGGCGGGGTCGGTCGCGGCGAGCAGCGCCTGCTCGTCCGTCCAGGCCAGGTGGGCGATCTGGTGGGCCACCGTCCAGCCGTCAGCCGGTGTCGCCGCCGTCCAGCGTTCCGGGGGCAGGTCCGCGACCAGCCGGTCCGCCTCCGCGCTCTCGGCGCGCAGGTCCGCCAGTACTTCGCCGAGCACGTCCGTCGCTGAGGCCACAGCCCCGCCCTCCCTCCACGGCGCGGCCCGCCGGGGGTCGCGCCGCCCCGCGGACGCGCCGATCGCCGTCCGTGGCACCGAGACTGACAGCCGGACCAAAAACAAGCAAGCGTGCTTGCATGACTTCTTTCCGGTGACCCGCAGCTCCCCTCGGGTAGCTCCTCGAGCGGACATCCGCGGCTGACGGCCGCACGGCGCAGCGCCGCGCCGAGACGTCCGGCAGACCGGAAGAGAGGGCGACCGTGGTGGCCACCGACAGCTCCCGACGCACGCACCGCACCATGCCGCTGCACCGCCTGGACGTCCCCGCGCCGCGCCGACTCCCCTTCGCCATCGGCACGTTCGACTCGATCGGCCCGCTCTCCCGCGCCGCCTACCCGCACCGGCACACCTTCCACGAGATCGCCTACGTCACCGGCGGCAGCGGCGCCCACGTCATCGACCTGCGGCGGTGGACACTGCGTCCACCGCACCTGTGCTTCATCGCGCCGGGCCAGTCGCACCACTGGCAGCAGCACGAGCAGGTGCAGGGCTGCGTGGTCCTCTTCGACGAGGCGTTCCTGCTCGCCCACCCCGGCGACCGCGCCCTGTTACGCCGGCTGAGCGCACACCCCTCCCTCCCGCTGTCCCCGCCCGCGGCAGCCCGCGTGGAGGAACTGCTGGCCGGCATGCGGACCGAGTACGGCCAAGGGCAGCCCGGCATGCGCACCGTCCTCCAGGCATACCTGCACATCCTGCTCGTCCAGGCCGACCGCCTACCGGCCCAGGAGCACCCCGGAGGCGCACCGGACGGCGAAGCCGCCTGCTCCCGGCCCGCGGCCGTCGCCGGGCAGTTCGTCCGGCTGCTGGAGCGCCCGGAGGCCGCCGCAGCGCGCACGGTCGCGGCCTGCGCCGCGCAACTCGGCGTCTCCGTCGGCTATCTGACCACCGCCGTCCGCGCGGGCACCGGGCGGACGCCCGGAGAGCTCATCCGGCACGCCCACGTGCTGGAGGCCAAGCGGCTGCTGGCCGGGACGGCCATGACCGTGCGCCAGGTGGCGCACGAGGTGGGCTTCGCCGACCCCGCCTACTTCTGCCGCTTCTTCCGCCGCGAGACCGGTGCCAGCCCGGGCGAGTTCCGGCGCGAGAACCACGGAATGCCGGACGGCGACGAAAACACCACGCTCCGGTAGTTCCGTCCATCGACCCCGCCGCACGCCGCCCGTAGCGTCGTCCCCACTCGGCCGAACCCGGCCGGACGCGTCCGTCCCCCGCACTTCCCCCCATCCAGGAGAGCGAGGAACCGACCATGTCCCACTCGGACGACGACCAGCCCGAACCGGCCCGCCGCCGCGGAGTGAGCCGCAAGAGCGTGCTGCGCGCCGCGATGGCGGCCGGGCCCGCCGCGGTACTGGTGGGCGGCGCGGCCGCCAGCACCCCGGCACTCGCCCGCGAACGGCGCGGGTCCGCTGAGCGCCTGGAGCCGACCCCCTCCTGCGACGACGGCGACGACCCGACACCTCCGCAGACCGAAGGCCCGTACTTCAAGCCCTACTCCCCCGAGCGGGACTCGCTCGTGCCGCCGGGCACCCCGGGAACCCCGCTGGTCGTCAGCGGCTACGTCTTCGGACGGAGCTGCGCCCCGCTGGCGCACGTGCTGCTCGACTGGTGGCAGGCCGACCCGAACGGTGCCTACGACAACAAGGGGTACCGGTTCCGGGGCCACCAGTACACCGACGCACAGGGCGCCTTCCGGCTGACCACCCTGCGGCCCGGCCTGTACCCGGGGCGCACCCGGCATCTGCACGTCAAGGTGCAGGCGCCCTACCGGCCGGTGCTCACCACCCAGCTCTACTTCCCCGGTGAGCCGCGCAACGGCACGGACGCGATCTTCGACTCCCGGCTGCTGATGGACGTCCGGACCGAAGGCGGCGGACTGGCGGGCTCGTTCGACTTCGTGGTGAACGCCTAGCCCGGCGGGCTCGCATGGTCCGGTGGGGCCGGGGGCCGCCGCCCCCGGCCCCACCGCGACCTCACTCCCCGGCGGCCGGGCCCTCGGTCGCGTCCGCCGCCGCGCCGGCCGTCGGCCCCGCCGTCAGGCCCTCGGCCAGCACCTCCGCCAGGTGCCGGCTGCGGAAGCCGCCCAGCTGGTCCATCTGGGTGCGGCAGGAGTAGCCGTCGGCGAGGATCTCGGTGCCCGGCTCGGCGGCGCGCAGGGCCGGGAGGAGCTGGTCCTCGGCGCAGGCAGCGGACACCTCGTAGTGGCCCTTCTCGAAGCCGAAGTTGCCGGCCAGTCCGCAGCAGCCGCCGCTGAGGTCGCCGGCCAGGCCGGCCCGGTCCCGCAGCCGCCGCTCGGCGGCGTCGCCGATGACGGCGTGCTGGTGGCAGTGGGTCTGCCCGGCGACCGGCCGGTCGATCCGGGGCGGTTCCCAGTCCGGTGCCTGCTCCTCCAGGGTCTGCGCGAACGTGCGGACGGCTTCCGCCAGCCGCTTCGCGCGGGGGTCGTCGCCCAGCAGCTCGGGGACGTCCGTCTGCAGCGCCGCCGCGCACGGCGGCTCCAGGACGGCCACCGGCAGGCCCGCGTCCAGAGCCGGTTCCATGACGTCCAGGGTGCGCCGCATCACCGCGCGGGCCCGGTCGAGCTGGCCCGTGGAGACGTAGGTGAGGCCGCAGCACACCTGCTTGGGCGGCACCACCGGACGCAGCCCGGCGTCCTGGAAGACCTGCACGGCGGCCGAGCCGGCCTCGGGCGAGAGGTAGTTGGTGAAGGTGTCCGGCCACAGCACGACCGGCTTGCCGCCGTCGACGGCGCGGCCGGGCTGCTTGCGCCACCAGTGGGTGAAGGGCGTGCGGGGCAGCGCCGGGATGTCCCGCTCCGGGGCCAGCCCGCCCAGCCGCTTGGCGAGGGCGGCCAGCGGCGGCACCTTGGCGCCCGCGTTCAGCAGCGGCACGGTGCGGGTGGCGGCGGCCAGCCGCAGCCAGCGCGGCAGCCAGCCCATCGAGTAGTGCGCCATCGGCCGGCGCTTGCCCGGAGTGCCGGACGCGGCGTCGCCCTCGTAGTAGTGGTGCATGAACTCGGCCTTGTAGGTGGCCATGTCGACGCCCACCGGGCAGTCGCTGCGGCAGCCCTTGCACGACAGGCACAGGTCGAGCGCGTCGTGCACCTCCTCGGACTGCCAGCCGTCGGTGACGACCTCCCCGGCGAGCATCTCGTGCAGCAGCCGGGCCCGTCCGCGGGTGGAGTGCTTCTCCTCGCCGGTCGCGCGGAAGGACGGGCACATCACGCTCGCCCCGGCCGACTCGTTCCGGCACTTGGCGACGCCCACGCAGCGACGGACGGCGGCGGAGAAGTCACCGCCGTCGTGCGGATAGCCGAACTCCACGTCGACGGGCTTGCGCGGGAGCGGCGCGAACCGCAGGTTGGCGTCCAGCGGGTCGGGCCGTACGAGGACGCCCGGGTTGAGGCCGTCCGCGGGGTCCCACAGGTCCTTGAACCGGCCGAAGAGGCCGACCATCTCCTCGCCGTACATCCGGGTCAGCAGCTCGGCGCGGGCCAGGCCGTCGCCGTGCTCGCCGGAGAGCGAGCCGCCGTGCGCCACGACGACGTCGGCGAGCGCGGTGGAGAAGTCCCGGAACTTCGCGATGCCCGCCTCGCCCAGCAGATCGAAGTCGATCCGCACATGGATGCAGCCGTCCCCGAAGTGCCCGTAGGGCAGCCCGCGCAGCCCGTACTCGCCCAGCAGCTTGCGGAAGTCCCGCAGATACGCGCCGAGCCGGGCCGGGGGGACGGCGCAGTCCTCCCAGCCGGGCCACGCCTCGGACCCGTCGGGCATCCGGGTCGCGGTGCCGGAGGCGTCCTCGCGCACCCGCCACAGCGCGCGCTGCCCGGCCGGTTCGGTGACCAGCGTGTAATCGGTGGTGCCCTCGCGCGCCGCGCGGCACAGCTGTTCGGCGTTGGCCCGGGCCTGTGCCGCGTCGTCGCCGCCGACCTCCACGAACAGCCAGGCGCCGCCCCTGGGCAGCGAGGCCCGCGCCGCTTCGCCCACCAGGTCGTTGGCCATCCCCTCGACGGTCAGCGGACCGTAGGGCAGCAGCCCGGCGGCGGCCTCGGCCGCGGCGGACTCGTCCGCGTAGCCGAGCACCGCCAGCACCCGTGCGCCGGGGGTCGGCACCAGCTTGACGGTGGCCCGGGTGAGCACGCCCAGGGTGCCCTCGCTGCCGGTGAAGGCGCGCGCCCAGTCCTCGCCCTTCTCGGGCAGCAGTTCGTCGAGCGCGTAGCCGGAGATCCGGCGCGGGAGTTCGGGGAACCCGGTGCGCAGCCGGGCCAGTTCGCCCTGGACCAGGGAAGAGGCTCCGGCGCGCAGCCGCTCGGGAACCCCGGAGCCGCCCCGCGCCAGCCGGGCCCGCTCGCCGCCGTAGGTGAGGACCTCCAGCTCGTGCACGTTGTCGGCGGTGGTGCCCCAGGCGACCGAGTGGGAGCCGCACGAGTTGTTGCCGATCATCCCGCCGAGTGTGCAGCGCGCGTGCGTCGAGGGGTCGGGGCCGAAGGTGAGCCCGTGTGCTCCGGCGGCCCCGCGCAGATCGTCCAGGATGACGCCGGGGCGTACGACGGCGGTGCGGGCCTCCGGATCGAGGTGCTCGATGGTGCGTTGGTGCCGGGTGAAGTCCAGCACGACGCCGAGTCCGGTCGCCTGCCCGGCGATGGAGGTGCCCGCGCCGCGCGCCACCACGGGCACGCCCTGCTCGCGGCAGACGGCCAGCACGGCCGCCACGTCGTCGTCGTCCTTCGGCGCCACCACGCCCAGCGGCACCCGCCGGTAGTTGGAGGCGTCCATCGTCATGAGTGCTCTGTCCTGGGCGCCGAACTCCACCTCACCGCCGCGCACCGCGGCGCGCAGCGCCCGCTCCAGCTCCTGTGCGTCTGCCCTACGTGCGTCTCCCATGGGCACAGCGTGCACGCTGGAGCCCGCCCCGCGCTGCCCTTGCGGGATCTTTCGTGTCTGTGGTCCGCGTCACTCTGCACCGTCCCCGCCGAAACGGGTCCCACCTGCGGAAAGACCGGTTCTTGTCAGCCCGCCGATCTGGCCGAGTGGCGACTGCGGAGCTGTCCACCCCGGCCATTGAAGAGCGGCCGGGAAGCGGTGGATACCGCACCGTGGGGGACTCGCCCCCCGCACGGTGCGGTGTGCCGTCCCTCGTTCGGATCGGGCCTCGTACGGGTCGGGCCTCATCCCTCGTACGGGTCGGGTGCGGTGAAGGTCTCCAGCACCCGGGGCGGCGCGGCCTGCTTCCAGGAGTCGACGACGATGTCCCGCAGCTCCGCCATGTCCTCCAGGGCCGCCAGCCGGGCCCGCACCCAGTTCGAGCCCGCCTCGTGCGGCGGCACCCAGAACTTCTCCGGCTCGGCCGCGATCAGCTCGCCGCGCTCCAGCTTCGGGCAGCGCACCGCGAAGGAGGACTCGTCGTCGGGCATGGTCAGGAACATCTTCCCCGCCACCCGGAAGGTCGGCA
It encodes the following:
- a CDS encoding TIGR03084 family metal-binding protein encodes the protein MASATDVLGEVLADLRAESAEADRLVADLPPERWTAATPADGWTVAHQIAHLAWTDEQALLAATDPAAFRRRVEEMAARPDAAATFIDDSAAEGARVPPGELLARWRTGRTALAEALAAVPATQPPGTRLPWFGTSMSAASMATARLMETWAHGTDVADALGAAREPTARLRHIVRIGVRARDFGYAAHGLRPPAEPFRVEVTGPGGEVWAHGPEDAAQRVTGSALDFCLLATQRVHRDDTGLRAEGAEAERWLGIAQAFAGPPGAGRAPGGFAVREVREGEA
- a CDS encoding helix-turn-helix domain-containing protein, coding for MPLHRLDVPAPRRLPFAIGTFDSIGPLSRAAYPHRHTFHEIAYVTGGSGAHVIDLRRWTLRPPHLCFIAPGQSHHWQQHEQVQGCVVLFDEAFLLAHPGDRALLRRLSAHPSLPLSPPAAARVEELLAGMRTEYGQGQPGMRTVLQAYLHILLVQADRLPAQEHPGGAPDGEAACSRPAAVAGQFVRLLERPEAAAARTVAACAAQLGVSVGYLTTAVRAGTGRTPGELIRHAHVLEAKRLLAGTAMTVRQVAHEVGFADPAYFCRFFRRETGASPGEFRRENHGMPDGDENTTLR
- a CDS encoding FAD-binding and (Fe-S)-binding domain-containing protein, which encodes MGDARRADAQELERALRAAVRGGEVEFGAQDRALMTMDASNYRRVPLGVVAPKDDDDVAAVLAVCREQGVPVVARGAGTSIAGQATGLGVVLDFTRHQRTIEHLDPEARTAVVRPGVILDDLRGAAGAHGLTFGPDPSTHARCTLGGMIGNNSCGSHSVAWGTTADNVHELEVLTYGGERARLARGGSGVPERLRAGASSLVQGELARLRTGFPELPRRISGYALDELLPEKGEDWARAFTGSEGTLGVLTRATVKLVPTPGARVLAVLGYADESAAAEAAAGLLPYGPLTVEGMANDLVGEAARASLPRGGAWLFVEVGGDDAAQARANAEQLCRAAREGTTDYTLVTEPAGQRALWRVREDASGTATRMPDGSEAWPGWEDCAVPPARLGAYLRDFRKLLGEYGLRGLPYGHFGDGCIHVRIDFDLLGEAGIAKFRDFSTALADVVVAHGGSLSGEHGDGLARAELLTRMYGEEMVGLFGRFKDLWDPADGLNPGVLVRPDPLDANLRFAPLPRKPVDVEFGYPHDGGDFSAAVRRCVGVAKCRNESAGASVMCPSFRATGEEKHSTRGRARLLHEMLAGEVVTDGWQSEEVHDALDLCLSCKGCRSDCPVGVDMATYKAEFMHHYYEGDAASGTPGKRRPMAHYSMGWLPRWLRLAAATRTVPLLNAGAKVPPLAALAKRLGGLAPERDIPALPRTPFTHWWRKQPGRAVDGGKPVVLWPDTFTNYLSPEAGSAAVQVFQDAGLRPVVPPKQVCCGLTYVSTGQLDRARAVMRRTLDVMEPALDAGLPVAVLEPPCAAALQTDVPELLGDDPRAKRLAEAVRTFAQTLEEQAPDWEPPRIDRPVAGQTHCHQHAVIGDAAERRLRDRAGLAGDLSGGCCGLAGNFGFEKGHYEVSAACAEDQLLPALRAAEPGTEILADGYSCRTQMDQLGGFRSRHLAEVLAEGLTAGPTAGAAADATEGPAAGE
- a CDS encoding MmcQ/YjbR family DNA-binding protein → MTAGHRPGPDDVRRLALALPESKEVEAWSMPTFRVAGKMFLTMPDDESSFAVRCPKLERGELIAAEPEKFWVPPHEAGSNWVRARLAALEDMAELRDIVVDSWKQAAPPRVLETFTAPDPYEG
- a CDS encoding carboxyl transferase domain-containing protein, which produces MSPATSTDPVTASGPASGTGPASGTGPAGPPGPAALRSALDTASPEYADNRAAMLGKLAELDTEQAAALAGGGEKYLTRHRERGKLPARERIELLLDPDTPFLELSPLAAWGSDYTTGASLVAGIGVVEGVECLITANDPTVRGGASNPWTMKKALRANEIAYANRLPCISLVESGGADLPSQKEIFIPGGALFRDLTRLSEAGIPTIAVVFGNSTAGGAYIPGMSDHVIMVKDRAKVFLGGPPLVKMATGEEADDEELGGADMHARTSGLADHYALDEPDALRRARRVVARLNWRKAHPDPDPAGVREPLYDPEELLGVVPGELKVPFDPREVIARIVDGSEFDEVKPLYGPSLVTGWARLHGYPVGILANAQGVLFSEESQKATQFIQLANQRDIPLLFLHNTTGYMVGTEYEQGGIVKHGSMMINAVSNSKVPHLSVLLGASYGAGHYGMCGRAYDPRFLFAWPSAKSAVMGPQQLAGVLSIVMRESAAAKGKEFDEEADAGLRAMVEQQIESESLPMFLSGRLYDDGVIDPRDTRTVLGVCLSAIHTAPVAGARGGFGIFRM
- a CDS encoding acyclic terpene utilization AtuA family protein, translating into MTAPEPASREPLRIGNASGFYGDRADALTEMLTGGPLDILTGDYLAELTMLILGRDRLKDPARGYARTFLRQLETGLGLARDRGVTLVTNAGGLNPAGLADAVRELSERVGVPARVAHVEGDDLLADRDWGEGVLTANAYLGGAGISACLRAGADVVVTGRVADASLVSGCAAAHFGWADDDWDRLAGAVVAGHVLECGTQATGGNYAFFARDGIDARHPGFPLAELAEDGSAVITKHPGTGGAVTVGTVTAQLLYETAGPRYPGPDVTARLDSVRLGQAGTDRVRIEGIRGEPRPDRLKVGLTRLGGYRNEVTFVLTGLDVPAKADLVREQMETALSRPGTRRPAQVDWSLARTDRADAAAEEEASALLRLVVRDPEESAVGRAVSGPAVELALASYPGFHVTAPPARGAPYGVFEAAYADAGSVPHVAVLPDGTRLDVSFPAAVPRRPPTGSPDDASQPGSPSEAPPTGAPTTRRAPLGLVAGARSGDKGGSANIGVWAYDADPDLYMWLRETLTTDRLRVLLPEVRDLPVTRHEFRNLAALNFVIDGILGDGVASQHRFDPQAKALGEWLRARHLDIPEVFLP